Proteins from one Waddliaceae bacterium genomic window:
- a CDS encoding sel1 repeat family protein, which yields LGILYEQGHIGRIKIKEQKSVSNYAEAATLFRAAAAKGLPEAMDNLGILYEQGHIGCIEREGQDPVPNYAEAAEWYEKAAAKGLPEAMNNLGILYEQGHIGRIKIKEQKSVSNYAEAASWYRKAIKRGDFRDSYALLNLERLSRAGCI from the coding sequence CCTTGGGATTTTATATGAACAAGGTCATATTGGTCGTATTAAAATAAAAGAGCAAAAGTCTGTTTCAAACTATGCAGAAGCTGCCACGTTGTTTAGAGCCGCAGCCGCAAAAGGTCTCCCAGAAGCAATGGATAACCTTGGGATTTTATATGAACAAGGTCATATTGGTTGTATTGAAAGAGAAGGGCAAGATCCTGTTCCAAATTATGCAGAAGCTGCCGAATGGTATGAAAAAGCTGCCGCAAAAGGTCTCCCAGAAGCAATGAATAACCTTGGGATTTTATATGAACAAGGTCATATTGGTCGTATTAAAATAAAAGAGCAAAAGTCTGTTTCAAACTATGCAGAAGCTGCCAGCTGGTATAGAAAAGCAATCAAGAGAGGTGATTTTAGAGATAGTTATGCTTTACTCAACCTTGAGAGGTTATCTAGAGCAGGTTGTATCTAA
- a CDS encoding phenylalanine--tRNA ligase subunit beta, with protein MKVPLSWLKKYVEIDKTPEDIADILTMAGLEVDAIEEYLPGFSGVVVAEVLDTTSHPDADNLCIARVFDGSEEYSVVCGASNCRKGLRVAFAAIGAVLAGPDNKAFKIKKSKIRGVESMGMLCSEEELSLADSAEGIMELPKEFSVGENLGEELGDTIFDISLTPNLGHCLSIIGVAREVAALTGKSIKHPEYSFVEASEGAIVDDASVIVEDAGLCPRYCCRVIKGVKVGPSPLWLQNKLVHCGFKSINNIVDATNYVLMEYGHPLHAFDYHNLSGGAIIVKTANEGDKFVTLDGEECILHEGALMICDGKDPVAIAGVMGGENSAVSADTVDLLIESAYFCPKTVRKTSRLLGIATESSKRFERGIDPNNVPVALERVTALIVEVAGGDVVPGIIDAKESPFVEAVIPCRVSRINKLLGTKLAVSEIQTIFDSLQFSTTWDGVDTFDVAVPTYRNDITAEIDLVEEVARIYGYNNITTSSLSYMSSKLPDAPIFSFENIVRERLLGEGLQEFISCDLISPELASLSEGNGVAAESLVKILNPTSVEQSVLRASMMPGMLQLISHNVDHGTKDVTGFEIGRIHLKEEKGYREHSIAAIVMTGKTSPEHWGASSNDDADFYDIKGVVENVIANAGIEEVSFVASNFANFHPGRQAIITIGDVELGIVGEVHPTIQKAFGIPQRIMFSEINLHNLFSKRVALKKFREIPQFPGSERDWTVTLKEEASVADVIAAIRSTPSKLLENVGVIAVYRSETIGKGLKNVTFSFLYRDKKKTIAAKNVDRDHTRIIDNAVDVLKKNSII; from the coding sequence ATGAAAGTACCATTATCGTGGCTTAAAAAATATGTAGAGATCGACAAAACTCCTGAAGACATCGCAGATATCCTTACTATGGCAGGCCTTGAAGTCGACGCCATCGAAGAGTATCTTCCCGGTTTTTCTGGTGTCGTCGTTGCTGAGGTCCTTGACACCACGTCGCATCCCGATGCCGACAATCTTTGTATCGCGCGCGTCTTCGACGGCAGTGAAGAATATAGTGTCGTCTGTGGGGCGTCAAATTGCCGAAAAGGCCTACGTGTTGCTTTTGCTGCTATTGGCGCTGTCCTTGCCGGCCCTGACAACAAGGCGTTCAAGATCAAGAAATCTAAGATCCGCGGCGTAGAGTCTATGGGGATGTTATGTTCCGAAGAAGAGCTTTCTCTTGCCGACAGCGCCGAAGGCATCATGGAGCTTCCTAAAGAGTTTTCTGTAGGAGAGAATCTCGGCGAAGAGCTCGGAGATACTATCTTCGATATATCGCTGACGCCGAACCTCGGTCACTGTCTTAGCATCATAGGCGTCGCCCGTGAGGTTGCGGCATTGACAGGGAAATCCATCAAACACCCTGAATATTCCTTCGTAGAGGCTTCCGAAGGCGCTATCGTCGATGATGCTTCCGTCATCGTCGAAGACGCAGGCCTGTGTCCACGTTATTGCTGCCGTGTAATCAAAGGCGTCAAGGTCGGACCTTCACCGTTGTGGCTGCAGAACAAACTCGTCCACTGCGGCTTCAAGAGCATCAACAACATCGTCGATGCTACGAACTATGTTCTCATGGAATATGGCCATCCTCTTCACGCCTTCGACTACCACAACCTCTCCGGTGGTGCTATCATCGTAAAGACTGCTAACGAAGGAGATAAATTCGTCACCCTAGATGGTGAAGAATGCATCCTCCATGAAGGCGCTCTTATGATATGTGACGGCAAAGACCCTGTTGCCATCGCCGGCGTTATGGGCGGCGAGAATTCCGCTGTTTCTGCCGACACCGTCGACCTCCTTATTGAGTCGGCATATTTCTGTCCCAAGACGGTACGGAAGACGAGTCGCCTTCTAGGTATCGCTACGGAATCTTCGAAACGCTTCGAACGTGGCATCGACCCCAACAATGTCCCTGTCGCTCTCGAGAGGGTTACTGCCCTCATCGTCGAGGTCGCCGGTGGCGACGTTGTCCCTGGCATCATCGACGCCAAGGAGTCCCCTTTCGTCGAGGCCGTGATACCTTGTAGGGTTTCGAGGATAAACAAACTTCTTGGCACAAAGCTTGCTGTCAGCGAGATACAGACGATCTTCGACAGCCTACAGTTTTCCACTACGTGGGATGGTGTCGACACCTTCGACGTCGCCGTTCCGACGTATCGCAATGACATCACCGCGGAGATCGACCTTGTCGAAGAGGTTGCTAGGATATACGGCTACAACAACATCACGACGTCTTCGCTGTCATATATGTCTTCGAAGCTCCCCGATGCTCCTATCTTCTCCTTCGAAAATATCGTCAGGGAACGTCTTCTCGGCGAAGGCCTTCAGGAATTTATTTCCTGCGACCTGATAAGCCCTGAGCTTGCCTCCCTTTCCGAAGGCAATGGCGTCGCTGCAGAATCCCTTGTCAAAATCCTCAATCCTACCTCAGTGGAGCAGTCGGTATTGCGTGCTTCTATGATGCCTGGGATGTTACAGCTTATAAGCCATAACGTCGACCACGGCACTAAAGACGTTACAGGCTTTGAAATCGGAAGGATACACCTCAAAGAAGAAAAGGGCTACCGCGAGCATTCTATCGCTGCCATTGTAATGACGGGGAAAACCTCTCCTGAACACTGGGGCGCTTCGTCCAATGACGATGCTGATTTCTACGACATAAAAGGTGTCGTCGAGAATGTCATCGCCAATGCTGGTATTGAAGAAGTATCTTTTGTCGCTTCGAATTTCGCGAACTTCCACCCTGGACGCCAGGCTATCATCACCATCGGAGATGTTGAGCTCGGTATCGTTGGTGAAGTGCATCCTACGATACAGAAAGCATTCGGCATCCCACAGCGTATTATGTTTTCGGAGATAAACCTTCACAATCTCTTCTCTAAACGTGTTGCTCTGAAAAAGTTCCGTGAAATTCCACAGTTTCCTGGGTCGGAACGCGACTGGACGGTGACCCTCAAAGAAGAAGCTTCTGTTGCAGACGTCATCGCAGCGATACGCTCTACGCCTTCGAAGCTCCTCGAAAACGTTGGTGTTATAGCGGTATATCGTAGTGAAACCATAGGAAAAGGGCTAAAGAACGTGACTTTCAGCTTCTTATACCGCGACAAAAAGAAAACCATCGCCGCGAAGAATGTCGATAGAGACCATACAAGGATTATCGACAACGCTGTTGACGTCCTTAAAAAAAATAGTATTATATAA
- a CDS encoding LysM peptidoglycan-binding domain-containing protein, whose protein sequence is MALLKKWRAAFSRQNALTKKLLCCIILSAAFNIIFGAMVISSSIDNGTLYETVSLSNIRHALFADEKNNVEVLEAFKVLPYEQLIKKLRDDTLVDYGYTKRDLALGCLVKYHDIDIERALGGNPKQHRTVTLLNEEGIKEAVVLFPGLRDMHFRKTLGFLRAERWPQTTKGLFFAMKKASTGMKSENMEAFSRREEFMAIEKMFSKAEVRVSKERVLNIIATGTWEMIKDFGEEQRNNPDLSDNRRRLFLLDYIECESVDAAEVLLATDAEFVVEKIDDEHAMMMLDILKNKDGLAWALVNALNDSPRSDGVKNKAQRRLRIWNGEDIADVDDVTEENAIEEAIEEKTEDAIEEATAEEDAAKEIVKEVAIAEEILVEEKYDVVIEEEQQGQEYEETFYTVESGDSLWKIARKFETDVTTIKKLNGLDDDVIMPGMKLITGK, encoded by the coding sequence ATGGCTTTATTAAAGAAGTGGCGCGCAGCATTTTCACGGCAGAATGCTCTTACAAAAAAATTATTGTGCTGTATCATTCTCAGCGCCGCCTTCAACATCATCTTTGGCGCTATGGTAATATCGTCGAGTATAGACAATGGTACGCTGTACGAAACCGTATCTCTTTCTAATATCCGACATGCTCTTTTCGCCGATGAGAAGAATAATGTTGAAGTCCTCGAAGCCTTCAAAGTCCTTCCGTACGAGCAGCTTATAAAAAAACTTCGCGATGACACCCTCGTCGACTACGGATATACAAAAAGGGACCTCGCCCTTGGATGTTTAGTGAAATACCATGATATCGATATAGAGAGAGCCCTCGGCGGCAACCCTAAACAGCACAGAACAGTGACGCTATTAAACGAAGAAGGTATTAAAGAGGCAGTAGTGCTGTTCCCAGGACTTAGGGATATGCACTTTAGAAAGACCCTTGGTTTCTTGCGAGCAGAACGCTGGCCACAGACGACTAAAGGTCTTTTCTTCGCCATGAAAAAAGCATCTACAGGGATGAAAAGCGAGAACATGGAAGCCTTCTCTCGTAGAGAAGAATTCATGGCAATAGAAAAGATGTTCTCAAAAGCAGAAGTCCGCGTTTCAAAAGAAAGAGTCCTCAATATTATCGCTACAGGAACGTGGGAGATGATAAAAGATTTCGGCGAAGAACAACGCAATAACCCCGACCTTTCCGACAATAGAAGAAGACTCTTCCTCCTCGATTATATAGAATGCGAATCTGTCGATGCTGCAGAAGTTCTCCTTGCTACCGACGCTGAATTCGTCGTAGAAAAGATCGACGATGAGCACGCTATGATGATGCTCGATATCCTTAAAAATAAAGATGGATTGGCATGGGCCTTAGTCAATGCGCTGAACGATAGCCCAAGAAGCGACGGAGTTAAAAATAAAGCACAACGACGCCTTAGAATATGGAACGGCGAAGATATCGCCGACGTCGATGATGTCACAGAAGAAAATGCTATAGAAGAAGCTATAGAAGAAAAAACAGAAGATGCCATAGAAGAAGCTACAGCAGAAGAAGACGCCGCAAAAGAAATCGTGAAAGAAGTCGCTATAGCAGAGGAAATTTTGGTAGAAGAAAAATATGATGTCGTAATAGAAGAAGAACAGCAAGGGCAAGAATATGAAGAGACGTTCTATACTGTAGAGTCCGGCGATAGCTTGTGGAAGATAGCACGGAAGTTCGAAACTGACGTCACTACAATAAAAAAACTTAACGGCCTCGACGATGATGTCATAATGCCAGGAATGAAACTTATCACAGGGAAATAA
- the yidD gene encoding membrane protein insertion efficiency factor YidD has translation MKYIFIALVKLYQLTLRPFLGENCRFYPSCSEYSQEAIKKHGVFRGSWLTIKRIVKCGPWHPGGHDPVP, from the coding sequence ATGAAATATATCTTTATAGCTTTAGTAAAACTATACCAGCTGACGTTGCGTCCTTTTCTTGGGGAAAACTGCAGGTTCTACCCATCGTGCTCAGAATACTCTCAGGAGGCGATAAAGAAACACGGAGTATTCCGTGGGTCGTGGCTAACAATAAAGCGTATCGTGAAATGTGGCCCGTGGCATCCTGGAGGCCATGATCCTGTACCGTGA
- the recJ gene encoding single-stranded-DNA-specific exonuclease RecJ encodes MSPREFENLWIYPTINSEWTEAITKEFRLHPVIAQVLTSRKFSSLEDIHGYLYSKLPDLHDPTIFADMGKAVKRVCKAIVEKENILIYGDNDVDGMTGTALLTEFLSYLGANVFFFVPDSDAIRQEMIVNALGYALRTECSLMITVDCGITAAASIDTIAEHNIDVIITDHHEPTNKIPNCVATLNPKLLNSKYPNKELTGVGVAFKLAHGVTNSLVAAGAIGKRRVDLKQYLDLVALGTISDMGALIGENRILVRYGIKQINKGIRVGLTKLFEVCGLNITETSSNDIASKVTPRLNSLGRIADPRKGVELLLMRENTPDAEAHNMALDFDVLNTERQKIERLVQEEAEAMLLGDPKIFDDKAIVLYSKNWHPGVIAISTTRITKQYNRPTVMITVKNGIGKGSIRSIQEFPLLDALKESSDLLLSFGGHNYAAGITIKEENIAKFKKNFLVAANKVLKDHDVTSKLHIDAPITFKDLTFDFMDSLSLLSPYGNGNPQPILYCDAKQVWFPKVISKKHLKFYLSQDDRTLEGIAFGMADRAESLRKKGLLLRIAFTPQINTFHNKSSIQLLIRDFKILNE; translated from the coding sequence ATGTCACCCCGCGAATTTGAAAATTTATGGATATATCCTACTATAAATTCTGAGTGGACAGAAGCTATCACCAAGGAGTTTCGCTTACACCCTGTGATAGCGCAGGTTCTCACCTCTCGGAAGTTCTCCTCTCTTGAGGACATTCACGGCTACCTATATTCCAAGCTCCCCGACCTCCACGATCCTACAATTTTCGCTGACATGGGTAAAGCCGTCAAGCGTGTATGTAAGGCTATCGTCGAAAAAGAAAATATTTTAATCTATGGCGACAACGACGTCGATGGGATGACGGGAACGGCTTTATTGACGGAGTTTTTATCATACCTCGGCGCCAATGTATTTTTCTTTGTCCCTGACAGCGACGCCATCCGTCAAGAGATGATCGTCAATGCTCTAGGCTATGCTCTTAGAACAGAATGTTCTCTTATGATAACCGTCGACTGTGGCATCACTGCCGCTGCCAGCATCGACACTATCGCCGAGCACAACATCGACGTCATCATCACCGACCACCACGAGCCCACCAACAAGATCCCCAACTGTGTTGCGACGTTGAACCCCAAGCTTCTCAACAGTAAATACCCTAACAAAGAGCTTACTGGCGTCGGCGTTGCCTTCAAGCTCGCCCATGGCGTAACAAACAGCCTTGTCGCTGCTGGCGCTATCGGCAAGCGTCGTGTCGACCTCAAGCAATACCTCGACCTCGTTGCTCTTGGTACGATATCAGATATGGGAGCGCTCATCGGCGAGAATAGGATCCTTGTAAGATATGGTATCAAGCAGATAAACAAAGGCATACGCGTAGGCCTTACTAAACTTTTCGAGGTGTGTGGCCTTAACATCACAGAAACCTCTTCTAACGACATCGCTTCTAAAGTAACACCGCGTCTTAACAGTCTCGGCAGGATCGCCGACCCTCGCAAGGGCGTGGAGCTTCTCCTTATGCGCGAGAACACTCCAGACGCCGAAGCACACAATATGGCGTTAGACTTCGACGTTCTCAACACCGAGCGTCAGAAGATCGAGCGTCTCGTCCAGGAAGAGGCAGAGGCCATGCTCCTCGGGGACCCTAAGATTTTCGATGACAAAGCTATAGTCCTTTATTCTAAAAACTGGCATCCCGGTGTTATCGCCATCTCTACGACTAGGATAACGAAACAATACAATCGTCCTACTGTGATGATAACGGTGAAGAACGGCATCGGCAAGGGATCAATACGTTCTATACAAGAGTTCCCTCTTCTTGACGCTCTGAAGGAGTCGTCAGACCTACTTCTTAGCTTCGGTGGCCACAACTATGCTGCTGGCATCACCATCAAAGAGGAGAACATTGCGAAGTTCAAAAAGAATTTCCTCGTCGCTGCTAATAAGGTTTTAAAAGACCACGATGTCACTTCGAAGCTCCACATCGATGCTCCTATAACCTTCAAAGATCTAACTTTCGACTTTATGGACTCTCTATCACTTCTTTCTCCTTATGGCAACGGAAATCCTCAGCCTATCCTATATTGCGACGCCAAACAGGTATGGTTTCCTAAGGTCATCTCCAAGAAGCATCTTAAGTTTTATTTGTCGCAAGACGACCGCACTCTCGAGGGTATTGCTTTCGGCATGGCGGACCGTGCGGAGAGTCTCAGAAAGAAAGGCCTTCTCCTGCGCATTGCCTTCACCCCTCAGATCAACACGTTCCATAATAAGTCGAGCATACAGCTACTCATCCGCGACTTCAAAATTTTGAATGAATAA
- the secD gene encoding protein translocase subunit SecD, with translation MEKHKRWQFYLIIVVIALTIYNIFPTVFYYSKPLKKPLNEGKALVVARDIAKRVNSLEKDSISWLKAYCKHISVKPKALDLDVKNPDTITVSFVDGNDAERFRTYLARAGELIPFIPAQLQPLPSNLHDDGKLSYVVVKRRIGVHFSSGDVKDYFTFSEKSTADGFVSPLYREIVYDRASHLGINLGGDSAVAEAVAGVVDASDVNESLDTIVALSTYIVDFADTFGVSSSITKRYYSSFSQGGSKNPSETIRRFTSRVTEAKDLLVDKIKEQEKGNDVVEGGYALYDEQGIKILKGQHSNIVAAEEILKKYSSVFKDGKDPLTKEQILSSLLLGDEGSALKSKRYPFALGDNNPFIEKIVVDWDNDSILLYPHDDLFSILDKEAVTEEDEYRKDKVNKLLINEVAAVSRVTDEAISPLYDYFSMSLNAITGSTGFLALDLEALAVNKALRTKDLIMSSWSPQHQDLKSDVFPVWDYETYRTLSPEDQQLGLVVIAPVAYDEDAFPLFKDSSLYVVAKGLETIIEQHQSYSESKESGVLMEDLASLQSLLRGAGFITDYPGKVLSSSREYLHDHIFESSNYYDNFLSATREDFRVYGSRKHAVLEFSDYEQRLITLNAIDNSAHEDLLKWRDDFHAARISTTPMAKYEVPPLTKSILADNFRLSAKKYFRGDDRKILKWGLDLSGGKTVVIELRDQNNKTVDGEEDLSLAVNELTSRVNKMGVAEVNIHTEDSKIVMDFPGSQGLSASELVKSSAMYFHIVNEKFSQRSPALGKATEHFLQDVWNEAVVTDKTDIENINEIAWRQLGGDNADEGSLQQLTENARILYDNGLRLPSPKDTSRANAFDDTLSMVAIYRGDTYKEWRGQSHPLLVVFNNYALEGSLLEDVRTSYDPSDGNVLSFGVKSSYTSGDGVKSSPREDFYSWTSQFSKDKISGTPKESFSQGSGWRMSVILNGQVVSDPTLKAALRNGGMISGSFTQRDINRLASDLRAGSLSFTPKILREENISADLGKQERSKGIYAAAIGLALVIAAMVGVYSFFGIVASCAVLFNLLIMWGVLQNLDAALTLPGIAGIILTIGMAVDANVLVFERIREEFSVSGKLASAVQKGYEKAFSAIVDSNITTIIAALILIQFDSGPIKGFAITLIIGIASSMFTALFVTRYFFTGWLEKSKEKILNMRHLITATKIDFIKLSRTVVIALLAVIVIGGSLLVSQRHSIMGMDFTGGYALNVSAEESIEGGYRATATKALIDSGLSVGEFQVRELNKPTHLRIQLGMNMELQGNPFHGMSEENTDGTFSYNYERNPRIAWVVNALEEGGLVLDVDTMSDLDQHWNSMSGQLSDTMMNNAFMGLGFALICILIYITLRFEFKYAVSAIVCLIHDVFITLGIVAILYKMGVAIQIDLIIIGAIMTIIGYSLNDTIIIFDRIREDIRIFKKLTFPELINHALNVTLSRTLMTSLTTLLVLVALVVFGGSGIFDFALVMAIGVVFGTLSSLFVASPIMLYFHNREK, from the coding sequence ATGGAGAAACACAAACGCTGGCAGTTTTACCTTATCATAGTGGTCATCGCCCTAACAATTTACAATATTTTCCCAACAGTCTTCTATTATTCCAAGCCTTTGAAGAAGCCGTTGAACGAAGGCAAGGCTCTTGTTGTCGCCCGCGACATTGCCAAGCGAGTCAACAGTCTTGAGAAAGATTCGATTTCGTGGCTCAAGGCATATTGTAAACATATTAGCGTCAAGCCCAAGGCTTTGGACCTCGACGTCAAAAACCCCGACACCATCACGGTATCTTTTGTCGACGGTAACGATGCCGAGAGGTTCCGTACTTACCTTGCTCGTGCTGGAGAGCTTATTCCTTTCATCCCTGCACAGCTGCAGCCCCTTCCTAGCAATCTCCATGACGATGGCAAACTGTCTTATGTCGTTGTAAAGCGTCGCATTGGCGTCCATTTTTCTAGCGGAGACGTCAAGGATTATTTCACATTTTCTGAGAAGTCTACTGCCGATGGTTTCGTTTCTCCTTTATACCGTGAAATTGTTTACGACCGTGCTTCGCACCTAGGCATCAATCTTGGTGGTGACAGTGCTGTCGCCGAGGCCGTTGCTGGTGTTGTAGATGCTTCTGACGTAAACGAAAGCCTCGACACTATTGTCGCCCTTTCCACTTATATCGTAGATTTCGCTGATACCTTCGGCGTCAGCAGTTCTATAACGAAGAGGTATTATTCTTCTTTCTCTCAAGGTGGTAGTAAGAATCCTTCTGAGACGATACGTCGCTTCACCTCTCGTGTCACAGAAGCAAAGGACCTCCTCGTCGACAAGATCAAGGAGCAGGAGAAAGGCAACGATGTCGTCGAAGGTGGTTATGCCTTATATGACGAGCAGGGCATTAAAATTTTAAAAGGGCAGCACAGCAATATTGTTGCCGCAGAAGAGATTCTCAAGAAGTATTCTTCTGTCTTCAAAGACGGAAAAGATCCTTTAACCAAAGAGCAGATATTATCGTCATTACTTCTCGGCGACGAGGGAAGCGCTCTAAAGAGCAAGAGATATCCTTTCGCCCTTGGCGACAACAACCCTTTCATCGAGAAAATCGTCGTCGACTGGGATAACGACAGTATTCTTTTATATCCTCATGACGATCTTTTTTCTATTCTCGACAAGGAAGCTGTCACAGAAGAAGACGAATACCGTAAGGACAAGGTCAATAAACTTCTCATCAACGAAGTTGCCGCTGTCTCTCGCGTCACTGACGAGGCGATATCGCCATTATACGACTATTTTTCTATGTCTCTCAACGCTATTACCGGCAGCACCGGGTTCCTTGCTCTAGACCTCGAGGCTCTTGCTGTCAACAAAGCCTTACGCACCAAAGACCTTATTATGTCGTCGTGGTCTCCGCAGCACCAAGACCTTAAGAGTGATGTTTTTCCTGTATGGGACTATGAGACGTACCGCACTCTCTCTCCTGAAGATCAGCAGCTTGGTCTTGTTGTCATCGCTCCTGTCGCCTATGACGAAGATGCTTTCCCTTTATTCAAAGACAGCTCATTGTATGTCGTTGCTAAAGGTCTAGAAACCATCATCGAGCAACATCAATCTTACTCTGAAAGCAAAGAGTCTGGCGTCCTTATGGAAGACCTTGCTTCTCTGCAGAGCCTTCTCCGTGGTGCTGGTTTCATCACCGACTATCCTGGAAAAGTTTTGTCCTCGTCGCGAGAGTATCTCCACGATCATATTTTTGAGAGCAGCAACTACTATGACAACTTTTTGAGTGCTACGCGCGAAGATTTCCGTGTATATGGCAGCAGAAAGCATGCTGTTTTGGAGTTCTCAGACTACGAGCAGCGCCTTATCACATTGAATGCCATCGACAACAGTGCCCACGAAGACCTTCTTAAGTGGCGCGACGACTTTCATGCGGCGCGTATAAGCACCACTCCTATGGCGAAATACGAGGTACCACCTCTTACCAAGAGTATTTTAGCAGACAATTTCAGGCTGAGCGCAAAGAAATATTTCCGTGGCGACGACCGTAAGATCCTTAAGTGGGGTTTAGACCTTTCTGGTGGCAAGACCGTTGTTATTGAGCTTCGCGACCAGAACAACAAAACCGTCGATGGTGAAGAAGATCTATCTCTTGCTGTCAACGAGCTAACGTCTCGCGTCAACAAGATGGGCGTCGCTGAGGTGAACATCCATACCGAAGATTCTAAGATCGTCATGGACTTCCCTGGCTCGCAAGGGCTTTCGGCGTCGGAGCTTGTAAAGTCTTCGGCGATGTACTTCCATATCGTCAACGAGAAATTCTCCCAAAGAAGCCCTGCTCTGGGGAAAGCTACCGAGCATTTCCTCCAAGACGTCTGGAACGAAGCCGTTGTTACCGACAAAACCGACATCGAGAACATCAACGAGATAGCATGGCGGCAGCTTGGCGGCGACAATGCCGACGAGGGAAGCCTTCAGCAGCTTACTGAGAATGCCCGCATCCTTTATGACAATGGCTTACGCCTACCTTCTCCGAAGGACACCTCCCGCGCCAATGCCTTCGACGATACGTTGTCGATGGTGGCGATATACCGCGGCGACACCTACAAAGAATGGCGTGGGCAGTCACACCCTCTTCTTGTTGTCTTCAACAACTATGCTTTAGAAGGAAGCCTCCTCGAAGACGTCCGTACTAGCTACGACCCTTCTGATGGTAATGTCTTATCGTTCGGCGTCAAGAGTTCTTACACATCGGGCGATGGTGTTAAGAGCAGCCCTCGCGAAGATTTTTACTCTTGGACATCGCAGTTCTCTAAAGACAAGATATCTGGCACTCCGAAAGAATCCTTTTCTCAAGGCTCTGGCTGGCGTATGTCCGTCATCTTGAACGGTCAGGTCGTCAGTGATCCTACGTTGAAAGCGGCATTGAGAAACGGCGGTATGATATCGGGAAGCTTCACGCAGCGCGACATAAACCGGCTGGCGTCAGATCTTCGTGCTGGTTCGCTATCGTTCACCCCTAAGATTCTTCGTGAGGAGAACATCAGCGCAGACCTCGGAAAGCAGGAACGCTCGAAGGGTATCTATGCTGCCGCTATAGGCCTTGCTCTTGTCATCGCAGCGATGGTAGGAGTATATAGCTTCTTCGGCATCGTAGCGTCTTGTGCTGTCTTGTTCAACCTCCTTATCATGTGGGGAGTTTTGCAGAACCTCGACGCCGCCCTTACCCTTCCTGGCATCGCCGGCATCATCCTTACTATCGGTATGGCTGTCGACGCCAATGTTCTTGTCTTCGAACGCATCCGCGAGGAGTTCTCGGTATCGGGGAAGCTTGCTTCTGCTGTACAGAAAGGCTATGAGAAAGCTTTCAGCGCCATCGTTGACTCCAACATCACCACGATAATCGCGGCATTGATCTTGATACAATTCGATTCTGGTCCTATCAAGGGTTTTGCTATAACGCTGATAATCGGTATTGCATCTTCTATGTTCACAGCGTTGTTTGTTACGCGATATTTCTTTACGGGATGGCTTGAGAAGAGCAAAGAAAAGATTCTCAATATGCGTCATCTTATCACGGCGACGAAGATCGACTTCATAAAACTTTCTCGCACGGTTGTCATCGCCCTCCTTGCTGTCATCGTAATAGGCGGAAGTCTTTTGGTGTCGCAACGACATTCTATCATGGGAATGGACTTCACTGGGGGCTATGCCCTCAACGTAAGTGCTGAAGAGAGCATCGAAGGCGGATATCGTGCTACTGCTACGAAAGCCCTAATCGACAGCGGTCTTTCTGTTGGAGAGTTCCAGGTTCGTGAGCTCAACAAGCCCACGCATCTGCGTATACAGCTCGGGATGAATATGGAGCTGCAAGGCAATCCTTTCCATGGCATGTCGGAAGAAAACACCGATGGGACTTTCTCTTACAACTACGAGAGAAACCCAAGGATAGCATGGGTAGTCAATGCTCTCGAAGAAGGAGGCCTTGTCCTCGATGTCGATACTATGTCTGACCTCGATCAGCACTGGAATTCCATGAGCGGACAGCTTTCCGATACCATGATGAACAACGCCTTTATGGGCCTTGGCTTCGCATTAATATGCATCTTGATATATATAACCCTTAGATTCGAGTTCAAATATGCTGTTAGTGCTATAGTATGTCTTATCCATGACGTCTTTATCACTCTTGGTATCGTCGCGATACTATATAAAATGGGTGTTGCGATACAGATCGACCTCATCATCATCGGCGCAATAATGACGATAATAGGGTATTCCCTAAACGACACCATCATCATCTTCGACAGGATCCGTGAAGACATCAGGATCTTCAAGAAGCTGACGTTCCCGGAACTTATCAACCATGCGTTGAACGTGACGTTGAGCCGTACCTTGATGACTTCACTGACGACGTTGCTTGTCCTCGTTGCTCTCGTAGTCTTCGGTGGCAGCGGGATCTTCGACTTCGCGCTCGTCATGGCTATCGGTGTTGTCTTCGGAACGCTGTCGTCGTTGTTCGTTGCTTCGCCGATAATGTTATATTTCCACAACCGCGAGAAATAA